One genomic segment of Candidatus Cloacimonadota bacterium includes these proteins:
- a CDS encoding polysaccharide deacetylase family protein, producing MIIKPAFFTIDIEDYYHIIGVRGTPDITSWDQLPSRVEYSLDRLLDLLAEHNVTASLFFLGYIAKRYPHLVKKAMSQGHEIASHGMYHTEVCTQSQSDFFAEALQSRMLLEDICGEAVIGYRGAGFSIDHRNPWFFESLLQAGYLYDSSLVPNRLHHRLIPGVQLYPSKIQTNSGSICEFPIGMAEMAGMKLNMFGGGYLRFFPKPLLIHMAHRTLMKRPLLVYIHPREMDPDHPRISMNLYRYFKSYVNMKSVPGKLEALLQITEYQRLKDYYETHNS from the coding sequence ATGATTATAAAGCCGGCATTTTTCACGATTGACATCGAGGATTACTATCACATCATTGGCGTGAGAGGAACTCCTGATATCACCAGTTGGGACCAGTTACCCTCCAGAGTGGAGTATAGCCTGGATCGTCTACTGGATTTACTGGCAGAGCACAATGTAACAGCTAGCCTCTTCTTTCTGGGATACATCGCCAAAAGATACCCTCATCTGGTGAAAAAGGCCATGTCCCAAGGTCACGAAATTGCCTCTCACGGTATGTATCATACCGAAGTGTGCACACAGAGTCAAAGTGATTTCTTCGCAGAAGCTCTGCAATCCCGGATGCTCTTGGAAGACATCTGTGGGGAAGCCGTAATTGGCTATCGCGGTGCCGGTTTTTCCATAGACCATCGCAATCCCTGGTTCTTTGAATCCTTGTTGCAAGCAGGTTATCTGTACGATTCTTCGCTTGTGCCAAACCGCTTGCATCATCGCCTGATACCTGGAGTGCAGCTTTACCCCTCAAAGATTCAAACAAATTCCGGTAGTATCTGTGAATTTCCCATTGGCATGGCAGAGATGGCAGGGATGAAGCTAAATATGTTTGGCGGTGGTTATTTACGCTTTTTCCCGAAACCGCTATTAATCCACATGGCGCACCGCACTTTGATGAAACGGCCGCTGCTCGTCTATATCCATCCCCGTGAAATGGATCCCGATCACCCCAGAATAAGCATGAATCTGTATCGCTATTTCAAGAGCTATGTAAACATGAAATCCGTGCCCGGCAAATTGGAGGCACTACTGCAGATCACCGAATATCAACGCTTGAAGGACTACTATGAAACGCACAATAGTTGA